One Salvelinus sp. IW2-2015 unplaced genomic scaffold, ASM291031v2 Un_scaffold13846, whole genome shotgun sequence genomic window, CATGGAAGAGGTTCCACAGTTTCCTGAGCAGGAATTGATCTCCACAGGCTCTGCGGTCGCACAGCCACTGATGACAATGCTAGTGGTGGTGTACTTCATCTCACAGACATTCCTGCGTTCTGTGCCTGCTCAGGGAAGATGCATCAAGAGTTATTGTTTGAAACAGTATGACAGTAGATGAAGCAGAAACAGCCAACATATACATTTTTGGCCAGCATGAAGCCACACAATGTTTTCTGTTGTCTTATTTTCTTGTTTAGATGACATAGCATGCTATTATTAaccagtagttgtgtggttattAGGAATGATATGGCTGGATGTGTTACTTACAAGTCTTGCAGCATCCAGTTGCATCTGTCTTTTCTGTTCCCTGGGGTGAAAAATAGGAGAGATGATTTATAAGCAGCAGATTGTATACATTATGTGAGCTCCCTTCCATTCTAAATGTTACTGAAACATCTATCGCTATGATCCAAGAGTGCTACAAATTATAGTAACATTCTGAGTGAGAATGGGAAACAGTGTAACTGCAGTGTTGATTGTCCCCACGATGGAGGTGAGATAGGACAGAAACTCACTGAAACACAGATCTCTGGGCTGAATGCAGGGCACACAGTCTTCACCTCCACTGGTATATATTGGTCACCAGTTTCCTCACATGTGTACTTCACACATTTGTCACCAGGTGGTGACCACGTTTCGTTCACCTGTTGCACAAGGAGAAGATMATGAAGAATMATGATGGAGTTTCAGATCATGCAGACAGATTATGCATCCTCATACACTCTTGTGGTACTCACCTGAATAGTGTGTTTGGTCTTATCTGGCATATTAACCACACAGCTTGTCTGTACACATTTCCCACAACACTGACCAGGTATGGCCTGATACTGGAAGCCCTAAGAAGAGGATGGAGAGTACATTAGTAAATCATTGGTAACCTACTTCATAAGCCTCCAGAGTAGGTTACTGCAAGTTTTTTATAAATATGTAAGTCCATTTCTCATCTTTGTTAAGAGAGACATAACTACCT contains:
- the LOC139027395 gene encoding intestinal mucin-like protein gives rise to the protein MDPSTKLNNIVCTNISCDTTCSQGFQYQAIPGQCCGKCVQTSCVVNMPDKTKHTIQVNETWSPPGDKCVKYTCEETGDQYIPVEVKTVCPAFSPEICVSGTEKTDATGCCKTCTERRNVCEMKYTTTSIVISGCATAEPVEINSCSGNCGTSSM